Genomic DNA from Pseudomonadota bacterium:
CACCGTTGACGTCACGAAATGGACGCAGGTGCGCGACGCCCTCAACGAGATGGTCGAGCAGCACGCCCCCCCCGACCTGCTCGTGACCTGCGCCGGCCTCGCCCACCCCGGATGGCTTTCCGAGACCAACCAGCCACGTACGCGCGACGAAGAGATCATCGCCGAGATCGACGAGATGGTGGCCACCAACCTCATGGGCACGATTCACGCGGTGAAGGCCACGCTGGGCCACATGATCGACAGCCGCAGACCGGGGACCATCGTCACCACCGCATCGCTGGGGGGGCTCTTCGGGCTCTATGGCTACACCGGCTACTGCGCCAGCAAGTTTGGCGTCGTGGGGTTCTCAGAAGCGCTGCGGCGCGAGGTTGCCCCCCATGGCATCGGCGTCACGGTGCTCTGCCCCCCCAACACACGCACCCCCGGCCTCGAGCGCGAGAACCGACGCAAGCCCTGGGAGGTTCTGGCGCAAGAGGAGAAGGCCGCCGTTCTCGATCCCGATGCCGTCGCGAAGAAGCTGCTCGATGCCCTGCCAAGACGACCGCGCATCGTGGTTCCCTCACGCGACGGTCTGGCCGCCTGGCTCATCTCGCGCTTCACGCCGAGCATCCTCGACCGCATCTTGAAGCGCCCGCCCACGGGCGAATCTCGGGCATGAGTCTCGTCGACGCCTACGCAAGAGATGGGTGGGTGAGATGCGACGGCCTGCTGGCCCATCTCCCGCTGAGCGCCTGGTGCGATGAGGTCGAAGGATGGACCGAAGGGGAGCGTCCCCACTGGGTCTACCGCGA
This window encodes:
- a CDS encoding SDR family NAD(P)-dependent oxidoreductase; this translates as MSFYEGRLALVTGGSEGIGKAVAAQLVSRGCRVIIAARRTDVLEAARVEIGALDAITVDVTKWTQVRDALNEMVEQHAPPDLLVTCAGLAHPGWLSETNQPRTRDEEIIAEIDEMVATNLMGTIHAVKATLGHMIDSRRPGTIVTTASLGGLFGLYGYTGYCASKFGVVGFSEALRREVAPHGIGVTVLCPPNTRTPGLERENRRKPWEVLAQEEKAAVLDPDAVAKKLLDALPRRPRIVVPSRDGLAAWLISRFTPSILDRILKRPPTGESRA